One stretch of Hevea brasiliensis isolate MT/VB/25A 57/8 chromosome 12, ASM3005281v1, whole genome shotgun sequence DNA includes these proteins:
- the LOC110658799 gene encoding 2-methylpropanoate--CoA ligase CCL4 → MDELKLKPANSSPLTPLTFLERAAIVYGDCPSIIYNNTSYTWSHTHRRCLQLASSLSSNGFTRGHVVSVIAPNTPAMYELQFAVPMSGAVLNNINSRLDARTISILLRHSESKLVFVDCLSRAVILEAISLFPPNSPRPALVLITDDDQAPELSSPSSLTDDFCCTYESMVEKGDPAFNWVQPQSEWDPMVLNYTSGTTSSPKGVVHCHRGVFIVTVESLIDWSVPRQPVYLWTLPIFHANGWSFPWGIAAVGGTNICLRKFDGPTIFGMIKRHGVTHMCGAPVVLNMLTNSPNNEPLRNPVQILTAGAPPPATVLFRTESLGFLVSHGYGLTETGGLVVSCAWKPKWNQLPASERARLKARQGVKIAGFTEIDVVDPKTGASVKRDGLSIGEIVLRGGCVMLGYLKDPESTSKCLKDDGWFYTGDVGVMHPDGYLEIKDRSKDVIISGGENISSVEVESVLYTNPAVNEAAVVARPDEYWGETPCAFVSLKEGLNQKPSEKDIIDFCREKMPHYMVPKTIVFKDELPKTSTGKIKKFMLREIAKSMGSSRVSRM, encoded by the coding sequence ATGGATGAGCTCAAGCTAAAACCAGCAAACTCGTCTCCTCTCACCCCATTAACTTTCTTGGAAAGGGCAGCAATTGTCTATGGTGATTGCCCCTCTATCATCTACAACAACACCTCTTACACCTGGTCGCACACCCACCGTCGATGTCTCCAGCTCGCTTCCTCTCTTTCATCCAACGGCTTCACCCGCGGCCACGTCGTTTCCGTTATTGCTCCCAATACTCCCGCCATGTACGAGCTTCAGTTCGCCGTTCCCATGTCCGGTGCTGTCCTCAACAACATCAACAGTCGCCTGGACGCGCGTACCATCTCCATACTCCTGCGTCACAGCGAATCAAAGCTCGTCTTCGTTGATTGCTTGTCACGTGCTGTTATCCTTGAAGCTATCTCTTTGTTTCCACCTAACTCTCCACGCCCTGCCCTCGTCCTCATCACCGATGATGATCAGGCACCAGAGTTATCATCACCATCATCACTGACCGATGATTTTTGTTGTACGTACGAAAGCATGGTGGAGAAGGGTGACCCGGCGTTCAACTGGGTTCAGCCTCAAAGCGAGTGGGATCCGATGGTTTTGAACTATACATCAGGTACTACCTCATCTCCTAAAGGTGTGGTACACTGCCACAGGGGGGTTTTCATCGTAACCGTTGAATCCCTGATTGATTGGAGTGTTCCAAGACAGCCTGTTTATTTGTGGACCCTTCCAATATTCCACGCCAATGGATGGAGCTTCCCGTGGGGCATAGCTGCGGTTGGTGGGACCAACATCTGTCTTCGTAAATTCGATGGCCCTACTATCTTCGGCATGATCAAGAGACACGGTGTCACTCACATGTGTGGAGCACCTGTGGTGCTAAACATGCTAACTAACTCTCCCAATAATGAACCACTCAGGAACCCAGTCCAGATTCTGACCGCTGGAGCTCCACCGCCAGCCACCGTGCTATTCCGAACAGAGTCGCTGGGTTTCTTGGTGAGTCATGGATACGGGTTAACTGAAACGGGAGGACTCGTGGTGTCGTGTGCTTGGAAACCGAAGTGGAACCAGTTGCCAGCAAGCGAGAGAGCTAGACTAAAGGCAAGACAAGGAGTGAAGATTGCTGGGTTCACAGAGATAGACGTGGTGGATCCGAAGACAGGAGCCAGCGTGAAGAGAGATGGGTTATCAATCGGCGAAATAGTTCTGAGAGGTGGGTGTGTGATGTTGGGTTATCTCAAGGACCCAGAAAGCACGTCAAAATGTTTGAAAGATGATGGTTGGTTCTATACCGGAGACGTGGGGGTTATGCACCCAGATGGGTATTTAGAGATTAAAGATCGATCCAAAGATGTGATCATTAGCGGTGGAGAGAACATAAGTAGTGTGGAGGTTGAGTCTGTGTTGTACACCAATCCGGCCGTGAATGAGGCAGCTGTGGTGGCTCGACCAGATGAGTACTGGGGGGAGACACCGTGTGCATTTGTGAGTTTGAAAGAAGGGTTGAATCAGAAACCAAGCGAGAAGGATATAATTGATTTTTGTAGGGAAAAAATGCCGCATTATATGGTGCCAAAAACTATTGTGTTTAAAGATGAATTGCCTAAGACTTCAACTGGGAAGATAAAGAAGTTTATGCTGAGAGAAATTGCCAAATCCATGGGGTCTTCAAGAGTGAGTCGAATGTAG